In the genome of Clostridium cylindrosporum DSM 605, one region contains:
- a CDS encoding amino acid ABC transporter permease, translating into MEYILQSTKYILTEGLTLTLAIFALTIVTSIPLGLLVAIGKIFGKGPIKAILEFYTWLFRGTPLLLQLFFAYYGLALIGIVLTPFEAAAITFALNYGAYLGEIFRAGIESIEKGQYEASEVLGMTKVQTMIRIILPQTIKRVLPPLCNETITLIKDTSLLAAVSMGDILRATNQLSNRDGNITPYVIAAVIYLILTYVVVFIFGKFEKRLSIYE; encoded by the coding sequence GTGGAATACATTTTACAATCTACGAAATACATTTTAACAGAAGGGTTAACCTTAACTCTTGCTATATTTGCACTTACAATAGTTACATCAATTCCACTGGGACTATTAGTTGCAATAGGAAAGATCTTTGGTAAGGGTCCTATAAAAGCAATACTTGAATTTTATACTTGGTTATTTAGAGGAACACCTCTACTTTTACAATTATTCTTTGCATATTATGGACTAGCTCTTATAGGTATAGTTTTAACTCCATTTGAAGCAGCAGCTATAACATTTGCACTTAACTATGGAGCATATCTTGGAGAAATATTTAGAGCAGGTATTGAATCAATTGAGAAGGGTCAATATGAAGCATCTGAGGTTCTAGGTATGACAAAGGTTCAAACTATGATTAGAATAATTCTTCCTCAAACTATAAAAAGAGTTTTACCTCCACTTTGCAATGAGACTATAACACTTATTAAGGATACATCACTTCTTGCAGCTGTATCTATGGGAGATATACTTAGAGCAACTAATCAGTTATCTAATAGGGATGGAAATATAACTCCATATGTTATAGCAGCAGTAATATATTTAATACTAACTTATGTAGTAGTATTTATATTTGGAAAGTTTGAAAAGAGACTTTCTATTTATGAGTAG
- a CDS encoding amino acid ABC transporter substrate-binding protein, producing the protein MKKIFSLVVIAILSLSMLLTGCGKKAEQTTEDNSLKEIKDKGKLVIGLDDGFPPMGFRGENGQIVGFDIDLAKEVGKKLGVEVEFKPIDWNAKEMELKTKKIDAIWNGMSVTPEREKNMALSKPYLNNTQAFVVKKDSTIKSIADMKGKKIGFQDKSSSQEAFTADKNLSSSVASNQVYPKNKDVLVDLKVGRIDVALMDKVVSKYYLAKEKDQYVFLNENLGEEAYAVGFRKGDVKLRDEVNKILDELKKNGTTSNISKTWFGEDIVVK; encoded by the coding sequence ATGAAAAAGATATTTAGTTTAGTAGTAATTGCTATTCTATCACTATCAATGTTATTAACTGGTTGTGGTAAAAAAGCAGAACAAACTACTGAAGATAATTCCCTTAAGGAAATAAAGGACAAAGGTAAACTTGTTATTGGACTTGATGACGGATTCCCACCAATGGGATTTAGAGGAGAAAATGGACAAATTGTTGGTTTTGATATAGATCTTGCAAAGGAAGTTGGTAAGAAGCTAGGAGTTGAAGTAGAGTTTAAGCCAATTGACTGGAATGCAAAGGAAATGGAACTTAAGACTAAAAAAATAGATGCGATTTGGAATGGTATGTCAGTTACTCCAGAAAGAGAAAAGAATATGGCTCTTTCAAAACCATACCTAAATAATACTCAGGCTTTTGTTGTTAAAAAGGATTCAACTATCAAGTCAATTGCTGACATGAAGGGTAAGAAAATAGGATTCCAAGATAAGAGTAGTAGCCAAGAAGCGTTTACTGCTGATAAGAATCTTTCATCTTCTGTTGCATCTAACCAAGTATATCCTAAGAATAAGGATGTTTTAGTTGATTTAAAGGTTGGAAGAATTGACGTTGCACTTATGGATAAAGTTGTATCTAAGTACTACCTAGCTAAGGAAAAGGATCAATATGTATTTTTAAATGAAAATCTAGGAGAAGAAGCATACGCTGTAGGGTTTAGAAAAGGCGATGTAAAACTTAGAGATGAAGTTAATAAAATTTTAGATGAGCTTAAGAAAAACGGAACAACATCTAATATATCTAAAACATGGTTCGGAGAAGATATAGTAGTGAAGTAA
- a CDS encoding YciI family protein has protein sequence MILYAAFMETVDKEKDAEVLKEHLEYLYGLLDSGKVVAKGPFTDHSGGLIIYNASSMEEAKEWIEKDPVIRDGSRKYTLKEWKSTLEA, from the coding sequence ATGATACTATATGCAGCGTTTATGGAAACAGTTGATAAAGAAAAGGATGCGGAAGTTTTAAAGGAGCATCTTGAATATCTTTATGGATTATTAGATTCAGGAAAGGTAGTTGCTAAGGGACCTTTCACAGATCACAGTGGTGGACTTATTATATACAATGCTTCATCAATGGAAGAAGCTAAAGAATGGATTGAAAAGGATCCTGTTATTAGAGATGGATCAAGAAAGTACACACTTAAAGAGTGGAAGAGCACACTAGAAGCTTAA
- a CDS encoding pentapeptide repeat-containing protein, protein MGYVNFKEEVYVAKEQLEKRKNNNQKIIKEMHKNRTLAKEYSPYEKYSYKEFKKQAFGKQGVEDEQNFILMENKDIICSKFINCRFSNIKFKNCNFIGCIFEECDFLGGGVSFDGCTFIKSDSNQKPSLNRKDNFSCYLKGCSIYPKFVNCDLSYLIFENCLIKNASFQKTDMISIIIYKSELNMVTVEDCDLSGIKIFKTYISDLEFNDRKRSKLDEKSFFDKIPIRNGSRNEYEGIYMVYQNIADKFKDNTLNNNFGEYYFLGKNTQRKTLDFLPKLESFLYFVTCGYGERPIYALIFSLVLIVIFAFLYLITGLEVDGHTIGLVEGSYKGVGLREFFTYFNESINLSVGMFAGMGINKATPDTVSYSVANVEMITGVIMMGVGIGTLTRKIIR, encoded by the coding sequence ATGGGATACGTAAATTTTAAAGAAGAAGTTTATGTTGCTAAGGAACAGCTAGAGAAAAGAAAGAATAACAATCAAAAGATAATTAAGGAAATGCATAAGAATAGAACACTTGCCAAGGAATATAGTCCCTACGAAAAGTATAGTTATAAAGAATTTAAGAAACAAGCATTTGGGAAGCAAGGTGTAGAGGATGAACAAAACTTTATACTTATGGAGAATAAGGATATAATTTGTTCAAAGTTTATAAACTGCAGATTTAGTAACATTAAGTTTAAGAATTGTAATTTTATTGGATGTATTTTTGAAGAATGTGACTTTCTTGGAGGAGGAGTTTCATTTGATGGATGTACTTTTATTAAGTCTGATAGCAATCAAAAGCCATCACTAAATAGGAAAGATAATTTTTCATGTTATTTAAAAGGATGTAGTATTTATCCTAAGTTTGTTAACTGTGACCTATCATATTTAATTTTTGAAAACTGTCTCATTAAAAATGCATCATTTCAAAAAACAGACATGATAAGTATAATAATTTATAAATCGGAACTAAATATGGTTACTGTTGAAGATTGTGACCTTTCGGGAATAAAGATATTTAAAACTTATATAAGTGATCTAGAATTTAATGATAGAAAAAGAAGTAAGCTTGATGAAAAAAGCTTTTTTGACAAAATACCTATAAGAAATGGTAGTAGGAATGAATATGAAGGAATTTATATGGTATATCAAAACATAGCAGATAAGTTTAAAGACAACACACTAAATAACAACTTTGGAGAATATTATTTCTTAGGAAAGAATACTCAAAGAAAGACATTAGATTTTCTACCTAAGTTAGAATCATTTTTATATTTTGTTACCTGTGGATACGGAGAGCGTCCTATATATGCGCTTATTTTTTCACTTGTGCTTATAGTAATATTTGCATTTTTATATTTAATTACAGGACTAGAAGTTGATGGTCACACAATTGGATTAGTCGAAGGTTCATATAAAGGTGTTGGGTTAAGAGAGTTTTTTACATATTTTAATGAGAGTATTAACCTAAGTGTAGGAATGTTTGCAGGAATGGGAATTAATAAAGCAACACCTGACACTGTAAGTTATAGTGTTGCCAACGTGGAAATGATAACTGGAGTTATTATGATGGGAGTAGGTATTGGTACATTAACAAGAAAAATAATTAGATAA
- the asnS gene encoding asparagine--tRNA ligase — MKDTLIRSLYRETESYLGKDVKISGWVRTIRDSKSFGFIEINDGSFFKNVQVVIDDTLENFKEVTKFPISSSIEVVGVVVETPGTKQPFEIKATSVNIVGNSDSDYPLQKKRHTVEYLRSIAHLRPRSNLFSAVFRVRSLAAYAIHKFFNEKNFVYVHTPIITGSDCEGAGEMFRLTTLDILNTPKTEDGKIDFSEDFFGKEANLTVSGQLNGEAYALAFRNIYTFGPTFRAENSNTARHAAEFWMIEPEISFADLSDNMELAEEMIKYIINYCLENAPEEMEFFNSFVDKGLFERLENVVSSDFAKITYTEAIDILLKSGEKFEYPVEWGIDLQTEHERYITEKVFKKPVFVSDYPKDIKAFYMRINEDNKTVAAMDLLVPGVGEIIGGSQREERLDVLEARIEELGLNKEDYWWYLDLRKYGETKHSGFGLGFERIIMYMTGVSNIRDVIPFPRTTGQAEF; from the coding sequence ATGAAGGATACTTTGATACGTAGCTTATACAGAGAAACTGAAAGCTACCTAGGAAAAGATGTAAAGATTTCTGGTTGGGTAAGAACAATTAGAGACTCAAAGAGTTTTGGATTTATTGAAATTAATGATGGAAGCTTCTTTAAAAATGTTCAAGTAGTTATTGATGATACACTTGAAAACTTTAAGGAAGTAACAAAATTTCCAATAAGTTCATCTATTGAAGTTGTTGGAGTAGTTGTTGAAACTCCAGGAACTAAACAACCATTTGAGATTAAGGCTACTAGTGTAAATATAGTTGGTAATTCAGATTCAGATTATCCACTACAAAAGAAAAGACATACTGTTGAATACTTAAGATCAATTGCGCATTTAAGACCAAGAAGTAATCTTTTCTCAGCTGTATTTAGAGTAAGATCGCTTGCAGCATATGCTATACATAAATTCTTTAATGAAAAGAATTTTGTATATGTACACACTCCAATTATTACAGGAAGTGACTGTGAAGGTGCAGGAGAAATGTTTAGATTAACAACACTTGATATTTTAAACACTCCTAAAACAGAAGATGGAAAGATAGATTTTTCAGAGGATTTCTTTGGAAAAGAAGCTAATCTTACAGTAAGTGGACAGCTAAATGGAGAAGCATATGCACTTGCTTTTAGAAATATTTACACATTTGGACCTACATTTAGAGCAGAAAATTCAAACACAGCAAGACATGCTGCAGAGTTTTGGATGATAGAACCTGAAATATCATTTGCTGACTTAAGTGATAACATGGAGCTTGCTGAGGAAATGATAAAGTATATAATCAATTACTGTCTAGAAAACGCTCCTGAGGAAATGGAATTCTTTAATTCATTTGTTGATAAAGGATTATTTGAAAGACTTGAAAATGTTGTTTCATCAGACTTCGCTAAGATAACTTATACAGAGGCAATTGATATACTTCTTAAGTCAGGTGAAAAGTTTGAATACCCAGTAGAATGGGGAATAGATCTTCAAACTGAGCACGAAAGATATATTACTGAAAAAGTATTTAAAAAGCCTGTATTTGTAAGTGATTATCCTAAGGACATTAAAGCATTCTACATGAGAATAAATGAAGATAACAAAACTGTTGCTGCAATGGACCTACTTGTTCCAGGTGTTGGCGAAATTATAGGTGGAAGCCAAAGAGAAGAAAGATTAGATGTTCTTGAAGCTAGAATAGAAGAATTAGGATTAAATAAAGAAGACTACTGGTGGTACCTAGACCTTAGAAAGTATGGAGAAACTAAGCATTCAGGATTTGGTCTTGGGTTTGAAAGAATAATAATGTACATGACAGGAGTATCAAATATTAGAGACGTTATACCGTTTCCAAGAACTACAGGTCAAGCTGAGTTTTAA
- the arcA gene encoding arginine deiminase: MGYINIYSEIGKLNKVMLHRPGREVENLIPEHLGKLLFDDIPYLKIAQEEHDIFASILKENGTEVLYLEDLTTEALEDEKVKDKFIREFIEESRIISPNLIEAIYNHLSGMETRQMVDKVMTGLRKDEIHIREKTSLMDLISDDYPFYLDPMPNLYFPRDPGAIIGKGLSLNVMEIEARRRETIFLEYIHKYHKDFIKENVPLWYNRTERFPLEGGDELVLSDKLIAVGMSERTSAKAIEHLAETLLNSDTSFEKILAFDIPKCRAFMHLDTVFTMVDYDKFTIHPGIECPLNIYELTKGSNGCINIKHNTNSLSKILAESLSIDSVELIRCGGGDIIVSGREQWNDGSNTLTIAPGFVVTYERNYVTNELLDKAGVKVLSIPSSELSRGRGGPRCMSMPFNREDISF, encoded by the coding sequence ATGGGTTATATTAATATTTACTCTGAAATAGGTAAGCTTAACAAAGTAATGCTTCATAGACCTGGTAGGGAAGTAGAAAATCTTATTCCAGAGCATTTAGGAAAACTTTTGTTTGACGATATTCCTTATCTAAAGATAGCTCAAGAGGAGCATGATATTTTTGCTAGTATCCTTAAGGAAAATGGAACAGAGGTACTTTATCTTGAGGATTTAACTACAGAAGCTCTAGAGGATGAAAAAGTAAAGGATAAATTTATAAGAGAATTTATAGAGGAGAGCAGAATAATTTCACCTAATCTTATAGAGGCTATTTATAACCATTTATCTGGTATGGAAACAAGACAAATGGTAGATAAAGTGATGACAGGCCTTAGAAAAGATGAAATACATATTAGAGAAAAGACTTCTTTAATGGACTTAATCTCAGATGACTATCCATTTTATTTAGATCCTATGCCTAATTTATATTTTCCACGTGATCCAGGAGCAATTATTGGCAAGGGACTTTCACTAAATGTTATGGAAATCGAAGCAAGAAGAAGGGAAACGATTTTTTTAGAATATATTCATAAGTATCATAAAGATTTTATAAAGGAGAATGTTCCTTTATGGTATAACAGAACAGAAAGATTTCCACTAGAAGGTGGAGATGAACTAGTTCTTTCAGACAAGTTAATAGCCGTTGGAATGTCAGAGAGAACATCTGCTAAGGCTATTGAGCATTTAGCTGAGACACTATTAAATTCAGATACATCCTTTGAAAAAATACTTGCATTTGATATACCAAAATGTAGAGCATTTATGCATCTGGATACTGTTTTTACTATGGTTGATTATGATAAGTTTACTATTCATCCAGGAATAGAGTGTCCTTTAAATATTTATGAACTAACAAAGGGTTCTAATGGATGTATAAATATAAAGCATAACACTAATTCACTTAGTAAAATACTTGCGGAGTCTCTTTCAATTGACAGTGTTGAATTAATAAGATGTGGTGGAGGAGACATTATTGTATCTGGAAGAGAGCAGTGGAATGATGGTTCAAACACTCTAACCATTGCACCAGGGTTTGTAGTTACTTATGAAAGAAACTACGTAACTAATGAACTACTTGATAAAGCTGGAGTAAAGGTTTTATCTATTCCAAGCTCTGAACTATCTAGAGGTAGAGGCGGTCCAAGGTGTATGAGTATGCCATTTAACAGAGAGGATATTTCATTTTAA
- a CDS encoding ATP-binding protein, translating to MKRYKIHICAFIFSIFIFVVGNITVDLYEKNQIEQKRSDLTAEGNKIANAISQYVNTSISISHTLSYIIAQNGGTEDIGRIVKGFMENYNFGYLIEIAPAGIIKYVYPEVEENDVFLNENIYERQPNLNVEESLAKYNKQLYVSDVLTLFSGEKAMIARAPVFLNNTGKRDKWGYVNCIIKETELKKLIKKDFEKKYKYEIYSINENKSEDEISTILSNTQDKIKDPEKIFIRFPNAYWVFSIDKESLVDSIPLFSLGRIITIFITIVSYITLYLLIKYPVILKEQMLEIRYANYKAKKSEEKYRSFFEMSPDYIFIINTKNNSIVEANKAFIESTGVKNISDIKYNEIFSNNKDMIYNILYKKKLSGLEVEMVSKDGEYKEVEINSIVLTEDDYPVKVLCVGRDLSEKRKMEKIQREKEEKEKLLSEALEYDKIKTEFFANMSHELRTPLNVILGSLQLVNLNLKKEGNIRGSVEKNNQIIKQNCYRLLRIISNIIDITKFDSNYLHLELKTLNIVSLVEDITLSIVDYARSKEINVEFDTDIEEFYIKCDSDKIERIILNLLSNAIKFTRANDSIFVNIYDLDESIRICIKDTGIGIPQENLNTIFERFRQVNKSFIREHEGSGIGLSLVKSLVEMHGGNIWVESVYGEGSEFYINLPKNYFSTDAQDECAADLIGKSDHDLVEKISIEFSDIYFN from the coding sequence GTGAAAAGGTATAAGATACATATATGCGCGTTTATTTTTTCAATTTTTATTTTTGTAGTTGGTAATATAACTGTTGATTTATATGAGAAAAATCAAATAGAACAAAAGAGAAGTGATTTAACAGCTGAGGGAAATAAAATAGCTAATGCCATAAGTCAATATGTGAATACGTCAATTTCAATATCCCATACCTTATCATACATTATTGCTCAAAATGGGGGTACTGAAGATATTGGTAGGATAGTTAAGGGGTTTATGGAAAATTACAACTTTGGATATCTAATTGAAATTGCACCTGCAGGGATAATCAAATATGTATACCCTGAAGTGGAAGAAAATGATGTGTTTTTAAATGAAAACATATATGAGCGCCAACCAAATTTAAATGTTGAAGAATCCCTCGCGAAATACAATAAGCAGCTTTATGTAAGTGATGTATTAACTCTTTTTTCAGGGGAAAAGGCAATGATAGCAAGGGCCCCAGTATTTTTAAATAACACTGGCAAAAGAGATAAGTGGGGATATGTTAATTGTATTATAAAAGAAACAGAGCTAAAAAAGCTAATAAAAAAAGATTTCGAAAAAAAATATAAATATGAGATATACTCTATAAATGAAAATAAAAGTGAAGATGAAATATCAACTATACTTTCAAATACACAGGACAAAATAAAGGATCCAGAAAAAATATTTATAAGGTTTCCTAATGCTTATTGGGTTTTTAGTATAGATAAGGAAAGTTTAGTAGATTCAATACCCTTATTTAGTTTAGGAAGGATTATAACTATTTTTATTACAATTGTATCTTATATTACCTTGTACCTTCTTATAAAATATCCAGTTATACTTAAGGAGCAAATGTTAGAAATAAGATATGCTAACTATAAGGCGAAGAAAAGTGAGGAGAAATATAGAAGTTTCTTTGAAATGTCTCCTGATTATATATTTATAATAAATACTAAAAATAATAGTATTGTAGAGGCTAATAAAGCATTTATTGAATCAACTGGGGTTAAAAATATAAGTGATATAAAATATAATGAAATTTTTTCTAATAATAAAGATATGATATATAACATTTTATATAAGAAAAAATTAAGTGGCCTAGAAGTAGAAATGGTAAGTAAGGATGGAGAATATAAGGAAGTAGAAATAAATTCAATTGTTTTAACTGAGGATGACTATCCAGTAAAAGTTTTATGTGTTGGAAGAGATTTAAGTGAAAAAAGAAAGATGGAGAAAATCCAAAGGGAAAAAGAGGAGAAAGAAAAGCTTTTAAGTGAAGCTTTAGAGTATGACAAGATAAAAACAGAGTTTTTTGCTAATATGTCACATGAACTTCGAACTCCTCTAAATGTAATATTAGGTTCACTTCAACTTGTAAATCTTAATCTTAAAAAAGAAGGGAATATTAGAGGATCAGTTGAAAAAAACAACCAAATAATAAAGCAAAACTGCTACAGACTACTTAGAATAATAAGTAATATTATTGATATAACTAAGTTTGACTCAAATTATCTACATTTGGAACTTAAAACCTTAAATATAGTATCATTAGTAGAGGATATTACTTTATCCATAGTTGACTATGCAAGAAGTAAAGAAATCAATGTTGAGTTTGATACTGACATAGAGGAATTTTACATAAAATGCGATTCTGATAAAATTGAAAGAATAATACTAAACTTACTTTCAAATGCAATTAAATTTACAAGAGCTAATGACAGTATTTTTGTTAATATATATGATTTAGATGAAAGTATAAGAATATGCATAAAGGATACAGGAATAGGAATACCTCAAGAAAACCTAAACACTATCTTCGAAAGGTTTAGACAAGTTAATAAATCATTTATTAGAGAGCATGAAGGAAGTGGAATAGGTCTTTCCCTAGTAAAATCCCTAGTTGAAATGCATGGAGGAAACATATGGGTTGAAAGTGTTTACGGAGAGGGTAGCGAATTTTATATAAATCTTCCTAAAAACTACTTTTCTACAGATGCACAGGATGAGTGTGCAGCTGATCTTATAGGTAAAAGTGATCATGATTTAGTGGAAAAAATAAGCATAGAATTTTCAGATATATACTTTAATTAA
- a CDS encoding amidohydrolase, whose translation MKILIKNASIITMSKDREIFQNANIGIENTTIKFIGDIEEGFNPDKIIDSKDKVVMPGMNNSHTHIPMSLLRNYADDLPLFQWLSKKIWPIEDRFTSEHVYLGSMLSIAEMIKGGTTAFCDMYFGVEEIARAVDETGIRAAISRGMMGEDSTNDSTFSEVRSLYRNYYGAAEGRITVMAAPHAPYTCSDKYIHSIMNLADELNIPMHMHLSETREEVKECLEKYGKSPIEHMEELGLFRFKTLAAHCVHLSDKDIDIIAKNKVSVANNPGSNLKLGSGFAPVKKLLDKGINVALGTDGAASNNNQNMFEEMNLASILNKALCEDTTVVPAIKAIEMATINGAKAMGLDENTGSIEVGKKADLIIVDFNKPHLYPRLDIVSSIVYSAQASDVSHVIVNGKVLLENYELKTIDFERIIHSVDKVTKNLY comes from the coding sequence ATGAAAATTTTAATAAAAAACGCATCTATCATTACAATGAGTAAAGATAGAGAGATTTTTCAAAACGCCAACATAGGAATAGAAAATACTACTATAAAGTTTATAGGTGATATAGAAGAAGGATTTAATCCAGATAAAATAATTGACTCAAAAGATAAAGTTGTTATGCCAGGTATGAATAATTCTCATACACACATCCCTATGTCGCTGCTTAGAAATTATGCAGATGACCTTCCATTATTTCAATGGCTATCTAAAAAGATATGGCCTATAGAGGATAGGTTTACATCAGAGCACGTTTACCTAGGGAGTATGCTAAGTATTGCAGAGATGATAAAAGGTGGAACTACTGCATTTTGTGATATGTATTTTGGTGTAGAGGAAATAGCGAGAGCCGTTGATGAAACAGGAATAAGAGCTGCTATTTCAAGGGGAATGATGGGAGAGGATTCTACTAATGACAGTACATTTTCTGAGGTTAGAAGTTTATATAGAAATTATTATGGTGCAGCTGAAGGTAGAATAACTGTAATGGCAGCTCCTCATGCTCCCTATACATGTAGTGATAAATACATACATTCCATTATGAATCTTGCAGATGAACTAAACATTCCTATGCATATGCACTTATCTGAAACTAGAGAAGAGGTTAAAGAGTGTCTAGAGAAATATGGTAAGTCCCCTATAGAACATATGGAGGAATTAGGATTATTTAGATTCAAGACACTAGCGGCACACTGTGTTCACTTATCAGATAAGGACATTGATATAATAGCTAAAAACAAAGTATCAGTAGCAAATAATCCGGGAAGTAATTTAAAGCTAGGTAGCGGATTTGCTCCAGTTAAAAAACTTTTAGATAAGGGTATTAATGTAGCACTTGGAACCGATGGGGCAGCAAGTAATAATAATCAAAATATGTTCGAAGAAATGAATCTTGCATCAATTTTAAATAAAGCACTATGTGAAGATACAACAGTTGTTCCTGCTATTAAAGCTATAGAAATGGCGACTATTAATGGTGCAAAGGCTATGGGATTAGATGAAAATACTGGGTCTATAGAAGTAGGAAAAAAAGCAGATTTAATTATAGTGGATTTTAATAAACCACATCTGTATCCTAGGCTTGATATTGTTTCATCTATTGTTTACTCTGCACAAGCTAGCGATGTTTCACATGTAATAGTTAATGGGAAAGTTTTACTTGAGAATTATGAATTAAAAACAATTGATTTCGAAAGAATTATACATAGTGTGGATAAAGTTACAAAAAACCTATATTGA
- a CDS encoding polysaccharide deacetylase family protein, whose protein sequence is MRNRKTYRKLQKKKTITISFVTLTLLIILSFIGVKTYTYISTPRVISPKVESIKTKENTVVKPNETKKNNVSLSFQDGKELESTESIRVTETGKLPERQVSKEKVAYLTFDDGPTANVTPVVLEVLKKHNVKATFFVLGKMAEKHPEILKKEFNDGHLIGNHTYSHDYKYIYSTPDNFISDIKKGEETINKILGLDGKVQIIRFPGGSFPKKLENYRQAAAKNGYYYIDWNSLNGDAEGGKKNEAQLIDRLIKTSKGKKELVILMHDAATKMATANSLGQIIEYLKSSGYRFDTLNNYYK, encoded by the coding sequence ATGAGAAATAGAAAAACATATCGAAAATTGCAAAAGAAGAAAACTATAACAATTTCTTTTGTAACACTTACTTTATTGATTATACTTTCATTTATTGGAGTTAAAACATATACCTATATTTCAACTCCTAGGGTTATCTCTCCAAAAGTTGAAAGTATTAAAACAAAGGAAAACACGGTTGTTAAGCCTAATGAAACAAAAAAGAATAATGTTAGTTTATCATTTCAAGATGGTAAAGAACTTGAAAGTACAGAATCAATACGTGTAACCGAAACTGGGAAACTTCCTGAGAGACAAGTATCAAAGGAAAAGGTTGCTTACCTGACGTTTGATGATGGTCCAACTGCTAATGTTACTCCAGTAGTACTAGAGGTTTTAAAAAAACATAATGTAAAGGCTACCTTCTTTGTACTTGGAAAAATGGCTGAAAAGCATCCAGAAATATTAAAAAAAGAATTTAATGATGGTCACCTTATAGGTAACCACACATATTCCCATGACTATAAGTATATATATTCCACTCCTGATAATTTTATATCTGATATCAAAAAGGGAGAGGAAACTATAAATAAAATCTTAGGACTTGATGGGAAAGTACAAATAATTAGGTTTCCTGGGGGATCCTTTCCAAAGAAACTTGAAAATTATAGACAAGCTGCTGCTAAAAATGGCTACTACTATATAGATTGGAACTCTCTAAATGGTGATGCCGAAGGTGGAAAGAAAAATGAAGCACAATTGATAGATAGATTAATAAAAACATCTAAGGGAAAAAAGGAACTTGTTATATTAATGCATGATGCAGCAACTAAAATGGCCACAGCTAATTCACTTGGACAAATTATTGAATACTTAAAGTCTAGTGGATATAGATTTGACACACTTAACAACTACTATAAATAG